CGAGGCAGTCGGCGCCGTCCGCGAACCGCGCCATCCCCGCGAACGCCTCGGTGTCGCCCGAGAGCACCAGCGGCCCCTCGGCCGCCGGCGCGTCCGAACTCGGCGGCGAGAAGCGGTACGCGAACCCGTCCATCGAGTGGCGCGTCTCGCGGGCGGTCACGTCGAACCCGCCGGCGGCGAACGGGCGGGACGCCGACACCTCGCGGACCGCGAGGTCGATCCGGCCGTCGAGGTAGTCGTGGACGTCGAGGAGGCCGTCGACGAGCGACTTGGTGCCCGCGGGACCGACCACTTCGAGGTGTTCCTCGCCGGCGAGCCAGCGCGCCTTCAGGAGCGGGAGGAGCGCGGCGACGTGGTCGAGGTGGTGGTGGGTGAGGAGGACGGTCGAGACGCCTTCGTAGCCGGTGTCGGTGCCGGCGAGCCGCTGGAGGACACCGCTGCCGCAGTCGACCAAGAGGGAGCGGTCGCCGTCGTCGAGGAGGTACCCGGCCTGCGCGCGGTCGGGGACCGGCATCGCGCTGCCGGACCCGAGGACGGTGAGTTCCATGCGGACGGGTCGCGTCCGGATCCACCTAATTGGCTCGGCCGCGCGGAACCGGACGACCGCGGTCGGCGTCGGCCGGGTCCGGCCCGGCGGCGGGACTACTTTATCAGGAACACCGGCACCGACGCGTCGTCGGCGACGCGGTCGGAGACGCTCCCGAGCGACCGGATCCGCTCGCGCGGCGACTTCCCCTCGGGGCTCATCACGATCACGTCGATGCCGTTCTCGTCGGCGTACGCGACGATTTCGGTGTCCGGCGTGCCGTGGGCGATGTGCGTCTCGACGTCGAGACCGGCCTCGGCGGCCGCCTCGGAGACGGTCTCGACCGCGTCTTCGCCCTGCGCTTCGAGGTCCGCGACGACCTCGTCGTGGAGGTCGCCGGAGTTGGCGGCCGCGATCCGCTGGTCGACGACGTACAGCGCGTGGACCGTCGCGCCGTGGTCGCTCGCGAGCCGTATCGCGTGGTCGAGCGCGCGGTCGACCGCCTCGCTTCCGTCGGTCGGCACCAATATCTCGTCGTACATGCGCCAACGTTCGCCCGGTACCGGCTTAACGATGGGGCCTCGGTACAGGACTCTGAAAGCGCTATCCGCCGCGCCAGCGGCCGCCGATCTCCTCGCGCCGCATGCTGTCGGCCTCGCCGTCGCGGAAGACGCTGACGCGGCCGGTCTCCTCGCTCAGCGTCACCGTCGCGACGACCTCCGGGCGCACGGAGGTCTCTATCGCGCTCATGTGGCGCGACCCCATCCACGGCTCGTAGCTCACGTCGTCGACGAGGTCGGCCTCCTCGTCGCGGGTGCCGAGGTCGCGGAACCGGACCATCTGGGTCTCTATCTCGCCGTCGACCGCGACGACGATCCCGCCGTCCTGCGTGACGCTCACCGATTCCGCGGCGGCCGCGAACCCTCCCTCGTCGAAGACGGACGAACAGGCGTCGCGCGGCCAGCGGTTGTCGCCCATCGGGTCGGCGTACGCGCCGTAGTCGCTGTCGCCGATGACGGCGAAGTACAGCCCCGGCCCCTTCACGTGCGGTTCCTCCCACCCGTCGAAGGACACGCTGACGTGTCCGGCGCAGTAGGTCAGCCGGTCGACGACCTCGCGCACGCGCTCGTGGTCGCCGTAGTCGATGGCGAGGCCGCTCATCGCGGTCGCTCCGCTCGGTTCGGTCGTCCGCCGCGGTTGCCGCCGTCGGTCACGACCGAAGGGACGAGCCCCCGGTATATAAGGGCAGCCGAGTACGTCGGGGTCGCGATCCGCGGTCGGGGTCACGGACGGCGGGCCCGCTCGCGCCGCGCTCGCTCCGGGCGCTCGCTACCGCCGCCACTCCGTGAACAGCCGCGTGTCGAACCGGTCGGCGCGGACGAGACCGACGCCGAACGCGGCCGCGACCGCGGCGGGCAGGGGGTTCCCGAACCAGACGTTGATCGAACCCCAGAGGATCACGAAGCTCACCATATCGTCGAGCATGAACTCGCAGTCCCGGAGCCGCTCGCGGATCGCCGCCGCCGCGAAGGCGCGGTCGAGCGTGACCACCGCGACGACCGCCGACAGCACCCAGCCCGCGTAGTTCGAGAGGGGGACGCCGTAGAACGCCCCGCCGCCGAAGTTCCAGAAGCCGAGCGACACCGCGCCGGGGTCCAACACCACGTCCATCGCGACGACGACCGGGATCACCGTCGCCAGCCGGACCCACACGCTGTCGGCTCGCGGCCCGAGCAGCAGCAGGCACAGCAGGTAGGCGTTCATCACGAGCGGGATGAAGAAGACGGGGAGCGCCACCGGCACGCCCCCGAGCATCGGCCCGAGGTCCACCGTGTACGCGAACTCGCCGTACGGCCACCCGGTCGCGACGCCGACGGATTCGATGAGGTACGTGTACGCGATGAGGACGCCGATCCAGCCGAGCGCGCGGCGGTCGACCGTCGGCAGCACGCCGACGACGAGCGGCGACCGCATCACGAGCACGCCGAACAGCACGAACCACGGATGGAACGCGAACGGCTCGGGGATCCAGCCCTCGGCGCTGCCGACGAGCGCGATAGCCCCCACGAGCGGGAAGACGACCGCGATGGTGAAGCGGTTCTCCCGGACGAGCCGGTCGAGCAGCGCCTCGGCCTCGCGGCGCGTGTCCGGCGCGCGTTCGCGGAGCGCGTCGAACCCCGACCCGGTCGTCGTCGTCGCGGCGCCGCCCCTAGACTCGCCGCCGACCGACCCCGCCTCCGGCGAGCCGCCCTCCGCCGACCCGCCGCCGTCGGCGTCGGTCACGGCAGCGCCTCCCAGAGCGGGTACACCCGCCAGAGGCCGCCCATCGACAACAGCGTGCCGACGACGGTGTTCAGCGCCGGGAACCACCAGTAGGCGCGGTCGACCGACACCGACGAGCGCGCGACCCACGCGACGAAGACGGGGTACACCCCGAGCAGCGCGCCGAGCCGGGGGTCGACGAGCCAGAAGCCGGCGGCCGCGGCGGCCCACGCGGCGAAGCAGTAGGCGTACGTCCGCCCCTCGCCCAGCACCGTCGCGGTCGTGTCGATCCCGGCCGCCCGGTCCGGCTCGATGTCGGGGATGGCGGAGAACGTGTGCATCCCCATCGTCCAGAGCCACGCTCCGGCGAGCGCCGCGAGCGGCGGGTGCGCGCCCGCGACCGTCGCGTACGCCGCCGCGCCGGGGAGCGCGTACAGCCCGTTCGACAGCGAGTCGAGGAACGGCGTCGTCTTGAACCGCGCCGGCGGCGCGCTGTAGCCGACCGCCAAGACGAGGAACCCGAGCAGGTACGGCCACGCGACCCGGGGCGTGATCGCGAGCGTCGCGAGCCCGAGGAGGCCCGACGCGACGACCGCGGCGACGACGAGCCGGCTCCCCCGCCAGCGCGCCTCCCGGTCCTCCTTCTTCGGGTTCAGCTCGTCGATGTCGGCGTCGAACACGTCGTTGACGCCGTAGAGGAACACGTTCGCCGGCACGAGGAAGTACGCCGCGAGCGTGACCGTGACGGGCGTGAACAGCCCGCTCACGGCGTCGATCCCGTAGGTGACGCCGACCGCGACCGGTCCGGCGAGGTAGAGCCAGAAGCGCGGCCGCGACAACACCAGCAGGTACCGGAGCCCCTCGCTCCCGCTCCCGGCGGATCGGTTCTGGTCGCTCACGGCGGTCATCACACGTCGTCGTCGGCCATCGCTTCCGCGGTCAGCCCCCCGCTGATGAGACACATCGGGACGCCGATGCCGGGCGTCGTCGTCGACCCGGTGAAATAGAGCCCGTCGACCGCGTCGGAGGTGTGCGGCGGGCGCAGCAGCGACGTCTGGGTGAGCGTGTGCGCCAGCCCCAGCGCGCTGCCCGCGTAGCTGTTGTACCGGTCAGCGAAGTCGTCGACGGAGAACGTCTCCTCGACGACGACCCGGCCGCGGAGGTCGGTGTCGGTGTTCGCCGCGATGTCGTCGATCACGAGGTCGCGGTACCGGTTGCGGATCTCCGGGGTGTCGGCCAGCCCGGGGGCGATCGGGACCAAGGCGAAGAGGTTGCTGTGTCCCTCCGGCGCGACCGTGTCGTCGGTCTTCGAGGGGACACAGAGGTAGTAGGCGGGGTCGTCGGGCCACTCGGGGTCGTCGAATATCTGCTCGAAGTGCTCGTCCCAGTCGGTCGGGAGGACGAGCGTGTGGTGTTCGAGGTTCGGCACGTCGCCCTCGACGCCGAGGTATAACAGGAACGCGGAGGGGGCGTACGTCCGCGACTCCCAGTACTCCTCGGTGTACTGCCGCTTCCGCTCCGGGAGCAGCTCCTGCTCGGTGTGCGCGTAGTCGGCGTCGGAGACGACGCGGTCCGCGAGGTAGCGCTCGCCGTTCTCGGTGTCGACCGCGAAGGCGCCGTACCGCCCCTCGATCCCCGTCACCTCCGCGTCGGTGACGAACTCGACGCCGAGGTCCTCCGCGAGCTCGACGATGCCGTCGACGACGGCGCCGATCCCCCCGTCGGGGTAGTAGACGCCCATGTTGTAGTCGACGTGGCTCATCAGGTTGTACAGCGCCGGCGTGTTCGTGGGTGAGCCGCCGAGGAAGACGAGCGTGTACTGCATCAGCTGCTGGAGCTTCGGGTGGTCGAAGTAGTCCTCGACGTGCCCCTGCATCTTCCCGAGCAGCGAGAGGCCCCACGAGTAGCGCAACACGTCGGTGTCGACGTAGTCGCGCAGCCGCGGCCGGTCCTCGTAGACGAAGTGTTCCATCCCGATCTCGTAGGTCCGCTGGGACTCCTCCAGATACGCGTCGAACGCCTCGCCCGCGCCCGGCTCGTACGACTCGAATATCTCTCGGTTCGCCTCGCGGTCCGGCAGCACGTCGACCTTGTCCCCGTCCTTCCAGAACACGCGGTAGTGGGGGTCGAGCCGCTCTAACTCGTAGAACTCGTCGGGCGACCGCCCGAAGTGACCGAAGAACCGCTCGAAGACGTCCGGCATCAGGTACCACGACGGCCCCATGTCGAACTGGAAGCCGTCGACTTCGAGCCGGCTGGCGCGGCCACCGAGCTGCTCGTTTTTCTCCAGTAGCGTGACGTCCGCGCCGGCGTCCGCGAGGTAACAAGCCGTCGAGAGTCCGCCGAATCCGCCGCCGATAACGACGACCGACTCGCCGGCAACGCTGTCGATGTTCGGGACCACGTCCATATGAGATCGTACGGGCGGCTCCGGTATAAATCCGGCCAGACGCGGCGGCGGAGCGTCCCTGACACGTTCGGGGAACCCGGTCGCGACGGGGGAGAGGCGACGCGTCACGCGACGCGGAAGCGACGCGGAGGCGACGCGGAAACGGTTGGCCGGGCGACCCGAGTCGGACGGCGCTGAACCGAGTGGATACGACTAAGTTGCGGCCGCGCGTACCGGTTTCCACATGGATCTGACGGTCGCGATCACCGGAGCAACGAGCGGGATCGGACGAGCCGTCGCGGAGGCGTTCGTCGACGAGGGGGCGTTCGTCGCCGTCTCCGGACGCGACGGCGCGGCAGTCGATCGGACCGTCGCGGCGCTGAACGGCGAGGGAGACGACGCGGAAGGCGGAGACGAGCCCTCTGAGGGGGCCGACGGCGGCGAGCGCGGCGCCGCCTGGGGCGACCGCGTCGACGTGCGCGACGAACTCGACCTCGAACGGTTCTTCGAGCGCGTCGCCCGCGAGGCCGGCCGGATCGACGTCGCCTTCGCGAACGCCGGCGTGTTCCACGGCGAACCGGGCGAGCGACCGACGACGGAGGTCACGTACGCCGACTACGACGACACGATGCGGACGAACGCGCGCGGCGCGTTCGCCACGATACGCGAGGCGGTCCCCCACCTGGCGGACGACGCGCGCGTCCTCGTCCCGTCGGGCGCCGTCGCGGCCGAGTCGAAGCCGGGCATGGGCGCGTACGCGGTGTCGAAGGCGGCCGCCGAGGCGGTCGCGCGCGGCTTCGCCGCCGACCTCGACGCGACCGTCGGCGTCGTCGACCCCGGCCTCGTCGCCACCGACCTCACCGGGAAGGAGCGCGCCCGCGACCCCGAGAGCGTCGCGCCGCTGTTCGTCTGGGCCGCGACCGAGGCCCCGGCCGAGGACCTGAACGGGGGACGGCTCGGGCTGCGGGAGTGGAAGACGGCGACGCGGTAGCGGAGCAGCCGGTGTCCGGGCGCGAGCGCGTTCCGGCCGCTGCCGGCGCTCGCCCGCGCCGGATCGCAGGCCCCGGCGCTCAGACCCGCGACACGCGCTCGTCGACGTCGACCGCCGGCGGGTCGGCCGCCGTCGACGCCACCGCGTCCATGAACGCGGTCCGGTAGCTGGCCGGGCCGGCCGGCGACGCCTCGGCCGCGCGCTCCCCGGCGAGCCCGTACGCGGTCGTCGCGACGAGGGCCGCCTCGGTCGCCGCCTCGACCGGTCTGTCCGCGCGGGAGACCAGCGCGGTCACCGTCCCGAGCGTGCTCGCGAGCATACAGCCCGATCCGACGAACGAGCCCATGCGCTCGTGGCCGACGGCGACCTCGTACGCGCCGCCGTCCGGGCCGGCGACGACGTCGACTTTCCCCGACGCGACGACGGCCGCGCCGGTCTCGCTCGCCAGCGCCTCTGCGGCGGCCGCGACGCCCGATTCCTCGCCGACGGACTCGACGCCCCGGACCGTCGCCTCCTCGCCCGCGAGGCCGCGGATCTCCCCGGCGTTCCCCTTGATCGCGTCGAACGCGACCGCGTCGAGGAGCCGCCCGACCGACTCGACGCGGTGCGGCGTCGCGCCGTAGCCGACGGGGTCGAGGACGACCGGGACGCCCGCCTCGTTCGCCCGCTGGCCGGCGTCGACCATCGCGTCGACGTCCGGGCGGCTCGCGGTCCCGGTGTTTATCACGACGGCGTCGGCGCCGGCCGCCATGTCGCCGGCCTCGGCCGGCGCGTCCGCCATCACCGGGAGCCCGCCCCAATGGAGGGTGACGTTCGCCGTCTCGCTCGTCGTCACGGCGTTCGTGAGGTGGTGGACGAGCGGCGACGCCTCTCCGACCGCCGACAGCGTCCGCCGGAGGCGGTCGGCGTCGAACCCGGCGAGCGGGTCGTCTCCGTCAGACATCCGCGACCGCCCCCGCGAGTGCCGCCGTCGCCGCCTCCGGGTCGTCGGCCGCCGTGATCGCGGACAGGGCCGCCACGCCGGTCGCGCCCGCCTCGACGACGGGCGCGGCGTTGCTCGCGTCTATCCCGCCGATCCCGATCACCGGGAGGTCGACCGCGTCCGCGATCGCGGCGATCCGCTCGGTGCCGACCCCGTTCCGCTCGTCCGGCACGTCCTTCGAGGCCGTCGCGTACACGGCGCCGACGCCGAGGTAGTCCGCGCCCGCGGCCTCGGCTTCCCGCGCCTGTCCGACCGTCGAGGCCGAGACGCCGACGACCGCCGACTCGCCCAGCCGCTCGCGGGCGACCGACACCGGCAGGTCGGACTGCCCGAGGTGGACGCCGTCGGCGTCGACGGCGGCCGCGAGGTCGATCCGGTCGTTGACGAGCAGCGGGACGTCCGCCTCCGCCGTCAACTCGCGGAGCCGAAGCCCCGTCTGGTAGCGCTCGCGGTCGGTGTGCCCCTTGTCGCGCAGCTGGACGACGTCGACGCCGCCGTCCAGCGCGGCCGCGACGACCTCGGTCGTCGTCCGCCCCGCGGAACGGCTCGCCGCCGTTACGAGATACGCCTGCCACTCGTTGATATTCACGTGTGATATCGGGCGGTGGCGGCGTGAAAACGGTTGCGTTCCGAACGTCGGGCGCGTCGCTCGACTGCGACCGGGGCGGTCGCGAGTCGAGCGGGTGCGCCGGGACGGACAGACACAAGCCGACGCGACCCGTACCGTGATCAAATGCTGTCCCGGCTCCGGAACGGCGCCGCTCGCGCCGGCGAAGCGGTCGCAGCCGCGCTCGACCGGGCCGGCGTCATCGACCGGTCGCGGCTGGACGAGACGATGGGCCTCGCGTGGCCCCGGATCGTGACCGGGTTCGCGATCATGTCGAAAAACACCGTGGACCTCGCGGTGATCGGGCACGCGGTCGGCGTCTCGGCGGTCGCGGGGATGGGGTATGCGTTCGCGTTCTGGCAGTTGGCGAAGTTCGTCTCCATCGGCCTCGCCGGCGGCACCGTCTCGCTCGTCTCGCAGAACTACGGCGGCGACGAGCGCGGGCGGGCCGGGCTGGTCGTCAAGCAGTCGCTGATCGTGGCCGCGCTGCTCGTCGCGCCCATCGTCGCGGGCTACGTCCTCGGCGCGGAGCGGTTGGTCGGTCTCGTCGGCGGCGATGGGGCGGCGCTGTCCGCGGGGACCACCTACCTCGTCGTCACGGCGCCCGCGCTCGCCTTCGAGTTCTTCAACATGATCGCCAGCCGGACGTACGCCGGCGTCGGGGACACCCGCACCCCGATGGTCGCGCGCGCCGGCGGGGCGCTGTTGAACGTCGTCCTCACGGCGTGGCTCGTCCTCGGCGCCGGGCTGGGCGTGTTCGGCGCCGGCCTCGGCACCGCGGTCTCCATCGCCGCGGTCGCGCTGGTCCTCGCGTGGGGGATGACCGGCCGGTCTTACTTCGGCCGCGGCGCCTCGCCCGTCCCGGTCGGCCGCTCCGGGCCGTGGTTCGACGCCGGGTTGACCCGTCAGCTGCTCCGGGTGTCCGCGCCGCTCGTCGCGCGCCGGGTGGCCGAGGGCGTCGTGGTGTTCCCGCTCCTGTGGATCGCGTCGTCGTTCGGCTCCGCGACGGTCGCCGCCTTAGAGGTCGGCCGCCGGGTGCGGGCGCTGCTCGGCTCGTTCAGCTGGGGGTTCTCGATCGCCGCGAGCACGCTCGTCGGCCAGCGGCTCGGGGCCGGCGAGGAGTCGCTCGCGACCGCGTACGGCCGCGACGTGATCGCCCTGTCGGCGGTCGTCTACGTCCTCGCCTCGGCCGCGGTGATCGCCGCCGCGGCGCCGATCGCCGGGGTGTTCGTCGACGACCCGACCGCGGTGGGCGCCACCGCGGCGTTCGTCGTCGCGGCCGCGGTGAGCGCGGTGCCGCTCGGCGTCGACGGATCGATCACCGGGTCGCTGCGCGGCGCGGGCGACACGCGGTGGCCGTTCGTCGCGTCGCTGATCGGGCTGTACGCGTTCGCGCTCCCGGTCGCGCTCGTCGGGCTGGTCACGCCGCTCGGCGTCGGCGGGCTGTACGCGGCGCTGGTGGCGGAGAAGCTCGTCCCGGCCGGGCTGAACGGCTACCGGTTCCGGTCGAACCGCTGGCAGGCGGTCAGCCGACGGTATCGGCCCGACGCGGGCGAGGCGGAAGAAGAGGTGGGGTGACCCCCGACGCGCTGCGGTCTCGTCTCGAAGCGCAGGACGCGGGCCGCCGGTCGCGGACGGGCGACCTACTCGCCGTCCGCGACCTCCTCGACCATCTCGACGCTCCCGGTGAGCTGCCGGTGGACGTACGGCATGTCGATGCCGGCCTCGTCGAACGCCTCCTTCACCGCGGTGACGTACTCGGACCGGACCCGGACGAAGTCGCCGCGGTCGGGGTCTTCGATCCACCACCGCGACTGGAGCCCGACGGCCGAGTCACCGAGTTCGACCACGCGGACGGAGACGCCCGGGTCGTCGAGGATCTCCGCGTGCGCCTCTGCCTTCTCGACGATGATGTCGGTGGCCTCCTCGATGTCGTCGTCGTAGCCGATCCCGAAGACGAACTTCTGTCGGAGCGTATCGTAGGCGACGGGGTTCGTCACCGCGTTGTTCGCGAGGTCGCCGTTCGGCACGGTGATGAGCTCGTTGTCGAACGTCCGAATACGCGAGACCCGCAGGTCTATCTCCTCGACGCGACCGGACCGGCCGCCCCACTCGATCCAGTCGCCCACCTCGAACGGCCTGTCCTTGAGGATGAACACGCCGGCGACGAAGTTGCCGAGGAGGTCCTGCGCGGCGAAGCCGACCGCGAGTGCGATGGCGCCGCCGAACACCGCGAACGCGGAGAGGAAGCTCCCGTAGCCCCCCACCGCGAAGCCGATCGCAATCGCCGCGACCCAGACGACGGCGTTGAGCACGTTCGTCCCGAGGCTCAACACGGCCTCGTCGAACCCGCGCGACCTGACGACCCGCCGAAGCCCGGGAATCAAGACGAGCTTTCCGAGCAGCAACACGACGACGAAGCCGGCGACGAACCGGAGCGCCGTCCCCGCGAGCGCGCCCACGTCGACCACGTTCGTGACCGCGTCGAGCTGTAAGGGATACATCGTCCCGTCTTTGCGGCGACTATATAAAGAAGCTACTGGCGGCGCGGTTGTTTACGTCCGGTTCGACGGCGGAGTCGATGGGTCGCCGGCCCGCCGGTCGCTCCGGGCCGCGAGCGACGGGGTTCGCGCCTCAGTCGCTCCGGACGGCGAGCGGCCCGTCGCCGCGCGCGACCGCGCGCAGTCGTCGCCCGTGGACGTCGTCCGCGGCGACCCGCTCCCGGACCGCCGGCGGGATCCACGCCTCGCGGCCGTCGGGTTCGGGGGCCGGGTCGACCCCCGCGGGTCGGATCCCGTCGGGGAGGTACCGGGCGTACGTTGGGAGGCGTTCGCGGAGCGGCACGCCGCCGGCGTCCGCGACGGCCTCAAGTTCGCGGAGGTCCGGCCACTCGTACGCCGGGTTGATGTAGTCGTCCGTCACCGGCGAGACGCCCCCGAGGTCGTCGATACCGCAGTCGACGAGGTCGGCGGCCGGCGAGAGGTTCGGCGGCACTTGGACCGACACCTCCGGCGGCAGCGCCGCGCGGGCCATCGCGACGACCCGGCGCATCGTGTCGAGGTCAGGCCTCGGGAAGTCCGAGCGCTCGTTGGGGACGACGTTCTGCACGATCACCTCCTGAACGTGGTCGTGCCGTTCGTGGAGCGCGCGGATCGCGAGCAGGCTCTCGGCCCGGTCGCGCCACGCCTCCCCGATGCCGACGAGGATGCCGGTCGTGAACGGGACGCCCTGCCGCCCGGCCGCGCGGACGGTGTTGAGCCGCTGGCCGGGCGTCTTTCGTCTGCCCCCCGAGTGCGCGTCGACGTCGGCCGTCGTCTCCAGCATGACGCCCATCGACGCGTTCACCTCGCGGAGGTCGCGGAACTGCGACTCCGTGAGGTCGCCCGGGTTCGAGTGCGGGAGCAGCCCCTCCTCCAGGGCTATCTCGCAGGCCCGGTAGAGGTACTCGTGGATCGAGTCGAACCCCCACTCCGCGAGCGTCTCGTGGATCTCGGTGTACCGCTCGTCGGGGGCGTCTCCGAAGGTGAAAAGCGCCTCCGTACAGCCCGCGTCGGCGCCGACGCGGCACTGGTCGCGCACCTCCTCGGGCGACAGCAGCGACGCCTCGCCGGGGACGTCGTAGTAGGTGCAGTACGTACAGGTGTACCGGCACGCCGTGGTGAGCGGGATGAACACGTTGCGCGCGAAGGTCAGCCGGTCGGCGGCGTCGACGTCGGCGGGGCGGACCGAGAGCAGCCGCTCGACCGCCCGCTCGTCGACCGTCACGTCGACGTCGTACTCGTCGGCTCCGGCGAACACGCCCGTCACTCGCGGTCGGCGTTCAAAAAGGATCGCGGTTCCGGATCCCTCGATGACACCGGATCCGGTTACGTCGGCGCCGGACGGCGGGAGCCAGCGATTTCGAGACTCACTCCCGGGTGACCGCGACGCGCCCCTCGGACGCGTCGAGCGCGAAGCCGGCCTCGCGGAGCCACGTCGCCGCGCGCCCCTCGCCGTGGACCAGCACCTCCGCGAGGTCGTCGGGTTCGTCGACGTCGGTCCCGAGCCGGTGGGAGTCGACCGCGGCGAACGCCGCGCCGACCTCGGCCGCGATATCGCGGTGGTCGAGGTACGACGCGCCGTGGTAGTCGACCCGGAACTCAGGATGGGAAGCGACGAACGCGTTCGTTCCGCCGCCCCGCCCCGGCGCCACCGCGACGTCCGCGTCACGGCCCGCGTCGAAGAGTCGGCCGAGCGCCGCCGGGGTGGCGAGCGCGAGGTCCGCCATCACCACCGCGACCGGTTCAACGGCTGTTCCGCGTTCGCTGTCCGCTCCCAACCGCGCGTCCAGCGCCGCGTTCACGGCGTCCGTCAGCGGGCGGTCGTCGACGGTGACCGGGCGGTCGACGTCGACCGCGTCGGTCGCGAGGACCCGCGGCTCCCCGCCGGCGGCGGCGACCGCCTCCAGCACGTCGTCGAGCATCGCCCGCGCGAATTCGCGTCGCTCGTCGGGCGAGAGGACGCCCGAGAGCCGCGACTTCGGGCGGTCAGTCGAAAAGGGAACGATGACCTCCATCGCGAGCGGCGGCTGGCCTAGAACAGGGATTCCAGCTCGTCGCTGTCGTCGCTGACGAGCTCGTCGAGGTTCTCGTCGCTCTCCTCGCGGATCTCGTCTAAGTTGTCCTGCGCCTCGATGGCGACCTGCTGGAGCTCCTTGATCCGCGGGACGTTCGTGACGCCCGCGAGCAGGATGACGGTCGCGACGAAGCCGGCGCCGCGGTACGGGTAGTCCCCGCCCCGGACCTCCATCGAGCCGGTCTGCTCTTCGAGCCACTTGCGGCCGCGCTCGATACCCTTCCGGTTGAGGTACTCCGGCGGGCCGGCGAGCACGAGCAGCGCGCGCTCCGCCCCTTCGATCTCACAGGGGAGCGTGAGCCGGCCGAGCGCCGCCTTGCGGACGAGGCTGGTGATCCGGTTCGTGGTGTGTGCGCTGTCGAGCTCCTCGTCGTCCCCGTCGTCGCGCAGCCGCGAGAGCAGGCCGCCCGAGGAGCGCTCCTCGACCTCCTCCTCCGCGTAGCCGACCGTGGAGACGCCGCCCCCGGAGAGCGTGTTGATGATCTCCGAGGAGTCGACGACGCTCTCCGCGACCTCCTGGCCCTGCTGGATCTCGCCGGCGCCGAACAGGATGCCGAACCGGCGGACGATCTCCTCGTTGATCTCCTCGTAGCCGCCCTGAACGGACTCGCCCGTCTTCCGCCACGCGTCGTTGTCGAACACCATCAGGTTGTCCACCTCGCGGACGAACGTCTGGAACGAGCGGGCCGCGTTGAGGGTGTAGATGCCCCCCTCGTCGC
The sequence above is a segment of the Halorubrum sp. 2020YC2 genome. Coding sequences within it:
- a CDS encoding prenyltransferase, giving the protein MTAVSDQNRSAGSGSEGLRYLLVLSRPRFWLYLAGPVAVGVTYGIDAVSGLFTPVTVTLAAYFLVPANVFLYGVNDVFDADIDELNPKKEDREARWRGSRLVVAAVVASGLLGLATLAITPRVAWPYLLGFLVLAVGYSAPPARFKTTPFLDSLSNGLYALPGAAAYATVAGAHPPLAALAGAWLWTMGMHTFSAIPDIEPDRAAGIDTTATVLGEGRTYAYCFAAWAAAAAGFWLVDPRLGALLGVYPVFVAWVARSSVSVDRAYWWFPALNTVVGTLLSMGGLWRVYPLWEALP
- the cruF gene encoding bisanhydrobacterioruberin hydratase; protein product: MTDADGGGSAEGGSPEAGSVGGESRGGAATTTTGSGFDALRERAPDTRREAEALLDRLVRENRFTIAVVFPLVGAIALVGSAEGWIPEPFAFHPWFVLFGVLVMRSPLVVGVLPTVDRRALGWIGVLIAYTYLIESVGVATGWPYGEFAYTVDLGPMLGGVPVALPVFFIPLVMNAYLLCLLLLGPRADSVWVRLATVIPVVVAMDVVLDPGAVSLGFWNFGGGAFYGVPLSNYAGWVLSAVVAVVTLDRAFAAAAIRERLRDCEFMLDDMVSFVILWGSINVWFGNPLPAAVAAAFGVGLVRADRFDTRLFTEWRR
- a CDS encoding diadenylate cyclase, which translates into the protein MSGLAIDYGDHERVREVVDRLTYCAGHVSVSFDGWEEPHVKGPGLYFAVIGDSDYGAYADPMGDNRWPRDACSSVFDEGGFAAAAESVSVTQDGGIVVAVDGEIETQMVRFRDLGTRDEEADLVDDVSYEPWMGSRHMSAIETSVRPEVVATVTLSEETGRVSVFRDGEADSMRREEIGGRWRGG
- a CDS encoding MBL fold metallo-hydrolase; the protein is MELTVLGSGSAMPVPDRAQAGYLLDDGDRSLLVDCGSGVLQRLAGTDTGYEGVSTVLLTHHHLDHVAALLPLLKARWLAGEEHLEVVGPAGTKSLVDGLLDVHDYLDGRIDLAVREVSASRPFAAGGFDVTARETRHSMDGFAYRFSPPSSDAPAAEGPLVLSGDTEAFAGMARFADGADCLVHDCSFPDDVDVSNHPRPTSLGESLAGAEIGTLLLSHLYPHTGGREREMERGVREAGFDGEVRTAADGLRVSL
- the thiE gene encoding thiamine phosphate synthase produces the protein MNINEWQAYLVTAASRSAGRTTTEVVAAALDGGVDVVQLRDKGHTDRERYQTGLRLRELTAEADVPLLVNDRIDLAAAVDADGVHLGQSDLPVSVARERLGESAVVGVSASTVGQAREAEAAGADYLGVGAVYATASKDVPDERNGVGTERIAAIADAVDLPVIGIGGIDASNAAPVVEAGATGVAALSAITAADDPEAATAALAGAVADV
- the thiM gene encoding hydroxyethylthiazole kinase: MSDGDDPLAGFDADRLRRTLSAVGEASPLVHHLTNAVTTSETANVTLHWGGLPVMADAPAEAGDMAAGADAVVINTGTASRPDVDAMVDAGQRANEAGVPVVLDPVGYGATPHRVESVGRLLDAVAFDAIKGNAGEIRGLAGEEATVRGVESVGEESGVAAAAEALASETGAAVVASGKVDVVAGPDGGAYEVAVGHERMGSFVGSGCMLASTLGTVTALVSRADRPVEAATEAALVATTAYGLAGERAAEASPAGPASYRTAFMDAVASTAADPPAVDVDERVSRV
- the crtI gene encoding phytoene desaturase family protein, encoding MDVVPNIDSVAGESVVVIGGGFGGLSTACYLADAGADVTLLEKNEQLGGRASRLEVDGFQFDMGPSWYLMPDVFERFFGHFGRSPDEFYELERLDPHYRVFWKDGDKVDVLPDREANREIFESYEPGAGEAFDAYLEESQRTYEIGMEHFVYEDRPRLRDYVDTDVLRYSWGLSLLGKMQGHVEDYFDHPKLQQLMQYTLVFLGGSPTNTPALYNLMSHVDYNMGVYYPDGGIGAVVDGIVELAEDLGVEFVTDAEVTGIEGRYGAFAVDTENGERYLADRVVSDADYAHTEQELLPERKRQYTEEYWESRTYAPSAFLLYLGVEGDVPNLEHHTLVLPTDWDEHFEQIFDDPEWPDDPAYYLCVPSKTDDTVAPEGHSNLFALVPIAPGLADTPEIRNRYRDLVIDDIAANTDTDLRGRVVVEETFSVDDFADRYNSYAGSALGLAHTLTQTSLLRPPHTSDAVDGLYFTGSTTTPGIGVPMCLISGGLTAEAMADDDV
- a CDS encoding SDR family oxidoreductase, with the protein product MDLTVAITGATSGIGRAVAEAFVDEGAFVAVSGRDGAAVDRTVAALNGEGDDAEGGDEPSEGADGGERGAAWGDRVDVRDELDLERFFERVAREAGRIDVAFANAGVFHGEPGERPTTEVTYADYDDTMRTNARGAFATIREAVPHLADDARVLVPSGAVAAESKPGMGAYAVSKAAAEAVARGFAADLDATVGVVDPGLVATDLTGKERARDPESVAPLFVWAATEAPAEDLNGGRLGLREWKTATR
- a CDS encoding universal stress protein, coding for MYDEILVPTDGSEAVDRALDHAIRLASDHGATVHALYVVDQRIAAANSGDLHDEVVADLEAQGEDAVETVSEAAAEAGLDVETHIAHGTPDTEIVAYADENGIDVIVMSPEGKSPRERIRSLGSVSDRVADDASVPVFLIK